GAGTTCCGCATCCTTCATCATGCCGATGATACGGGTGCAGAAATCCAGCGCGGTCTGATGGAGGCTGTGCGCAACTGTCCGGATATCGATATCAAGGAAAATCATTTCGCCGTGGAGATTATCACTCAGCACCACTTGGGTGCCCGTGTTACCCGCCGCACTCCTTATATCAACTGTTACGGTGCATACGTATTGAATCCTGACACCCAGAAGGTGGATACCTATCTGAGTAAGGTTACCGTGATGTGTACCGGTGGATGCGGTGCTGTTTATCAGACTACCACCAACCCTGTGATTGCCACTGGCGATGGTGAGGCGATGGTATACCGTGCCAAGGGAACTGTAGCCGACATGGAGTTTGTCCAGTTCCACCCAACCGCTCTTTATCATCCGGGCGAAACCCATCCTGCCTTTCTCATCACCGAGGCTATGCGTGGTTATGGCGGCATCTTGCGTCTGCCTAACGGCGAAAGTTTCATGGAGAAATATGATAAGCGATTGAGTCTGGCTCCTCGTGACATCGTGGCTCGTGCCATCGATAAGGAGATGAAGATTCACGGATTGGATCATGTCTGTCTCGATGTAACCCATAAGAATCCAGAGGAGACCAAGCGTCACTTCCCTAATATCTACGCCAAGTGTCTGAGTATCGGCATCGACATCACCAAGGAGTATATCCCTGTTCGTCCTGCCGCTCACTATATGTGTGGTGGTATCAAGGTTGATTTGAACGGCTGTTCAAGCATCAACCGTCTCTATGCCCTGGGCGAGTGTTCATGCACCGGTCTGCATGGCGGTAACCGTCTTGCCAGCAACTCGCTCATCGAGGCTGTGGTATATGCCGAGACAGCTGCCAAGCACAGTCTGGAGCATGTAGATGAATATGATTTCAACGAGAAGGTTCCAGCATGGAATGATGAAGGTACTTTGACCAACGAAGAGAAGGTATTGATTACACAGAGCGTGAAAGAGGTTGGCGAATGCATGAGCAACTATGTAGGCATCGTGCGCAGCGATCTCCGTCTGAAGCGAGCATGGGACCGTCTCGACCTTCTCTACGAAGAGACCGAGAATCTCTTCAAGCGTGTAAAGGTAAGCAAGGAGCTCTGCGAGCTCCGCAACATGATCAACGTGGGTTATCTCATCACCCGCATGGCGATAGAACGCAAGGAGAGCCGTGGTCTTCACTATACCATCGACTACCCTGTTCATGCTTACGACAAGAAGTAATCAAGAATTATCAGAATATTAAAAAGCTCGGATGCATCACAAGCATCCGAGCTTTTTTTATTTTCAAGAATTTGAGAATTAGAGAATTTTTCTTTCTACCTATTGGTTCTGGTGAATTTTCTTTTTATCTCGTCAGCGAGAACTTGATGCTCAGGCCGAAATCCTGTGTGGTGGTAGGATAACTGCTGCTCGACAGGAGCGGTGTGTTGGTCTGACGGTCATAATAGAAACTCATGGTAAGGAGTTTGCTGAAGGTATAATCGGCAGAGAAACTCAGTTTCAGAGCATTGTTGCCGCTGCTGGCACTGCTTACCATTGAGGCTATATCACGAACGATGGCTGCCTGCTTACGGAAACTGAAGTCAAGACGTAGATTCAGATCATGGTTGGTACCATTCTGAACCGTCTTGGTGGTCGACGCATTCTTATTGGCTGCATTCTTGTTGCCGCCCTTCGACTTGGAACGGGAGGCTTTGGCGCCCCAACCGAAAACATCGAAGTTGTTGATGCGGTAACCCATGCCGATTACCCAGTCCTTACTCAATGCCTCGTTCAGCTGCACACTCGTCATACTGAGGTTCAATACACGGGTCTGGCGATATTCTGCCTTCACCGTCATATTATTGTTGAATGTGACATCCATACCCAATAATGGCGAGAACGACTCGTTGATACTTACCTGCGAAATGTTGAACATGCTGCTTGGCGACGGATTGCCCGTAGCGGCATCACTCACGAAGCCGAGACCGTTCATATACTCCTGGAAGGTGCTGTAACTATTGTAGCTGCCAACTGCAAAGACGCTTTTGTAAGAGTGGTTGATGTTGATACTCTTGAAGTGCTCGTTGAACCAAGGCAGACGTCCCAGTCCACTATAACGGATAGTCCAGTTTGGCAACATCCGGCTCAATGCCGGGAATACCGAGAGCGAATTGCCACCCATCGAGGTATAAGCCTTGAGGAAGGCAGGAATCATGACATCGCTGCTATACTGGTTAACCGGTGTGCGGGAAGCATCAAACTTGCCGCCAGCCAGAGCCGAACCAGCCGGATAAACAGTTCCGGCATACTGCGCCTCTACCCTATCTCTGAAACCAGCCAGCGAGTTGACAAACTTCTCGAAGGTCTTGCTGCGATACCCCGAATTGGCATTGCCCATTCCCTCGAAAGCCGAACCCAGCGAGATGGTAGTCATCTGGAAGGCTCCACTTTGGGTAGTTGGCGTTCCTTCATACATATACTGTATGCTCTTCTGCGTGGTCTTGGTGCGTGTGGCAGAGAGATCAATCTTGAAATCCTTGACAGGCTCCAAGGTGGCACGCAACGTAAGATTATCCGTTCTGCTGGTAGTAGCAGGTGTTGCGATACTGTCGTTGCAGAGCAGCCAGTCGTTGTTTCTAGCCTTCTCGATATAATCGTCGCCAACCATACCGAAGGCGAAGTCAAGACCCGGTGCCATCTGTCCCACCTTCTTCTGTCCGAAGGCATCACCCACACTAGGCAAGAAGCCCGGCAGGGTGAGCTGATAGCTGCTGCGATAGTTGATGCTCACATTGCGCACCATCATTGCCAGACGACTAGCCAACTGCAATCCCTTATACCATTTCTTATCATCAAGCGGTTCCTTAGCCAGTACGGAAAGTTTCACCTTCATGGCAGTATCTACCTTTGAGATGATTCTGATCTGGTTATTATCCACCTTTTTATATTTAAGCGGGAACACTTTGCCGTCTTCCGTCTTGGCATTCACAATCAGTCGCTTGGTATTCTTGCCGTGGCGTATCTTGAATGTGGTATCAGGCAGGAGGGTGATTTCCCGTTCGAAGGCACGCTTGTTCTTAGGCAGCGCCTTCTTCGGATCAGCCGCCTGTTCCTTTGCTTCCTGCTTCTTTTTCTTTTTTTCCTGCTTCTTGCGCTGCATCTGTGCCCTACTCTGGGTACGGTCAAACTTATCGTTTACCTTCTTCAGGAAAGGCACATGGTTGTAGAGTTTCACCAGGTTGAAGTTACCGTTCAATGTCAGCTCGCGCTGGGTATTGATGGTATTTCCATACGAGTTGCCCTCCTCATCCTCTGTACCGCGCTCCCAAGAATAGTTGGCATTGTAAGAGGCATCGCTGTTCACCCAGTCGAAGACAGGCAGCAGATTGAGAGGCACCTTGTAAGATGCCTGGAAATTCTGACTATAGTCGAGCGGTGCACCCCAGTGGCGGATGCTGGTCCATACGGAGTCCTTCCAGGCATGATACTGGTCGGCATAAAGATCCTTGTTGACCGGTGTATATGGTTCCTCAATCTGTGCATGGGTAGCACTCTGGAAGTTCATGTGCAGGTTCTTGGTCAGATCCCAGTTGATGGAGAACTCACGGTTCCAGAGGAACTGTTCACTGAAAGTGAGCGGCAACTTGGCGTCTACTCCGGCAGCTCCACTCATCAGGGTTTCCATATCGCGCTCCTGCAACTCGTAGTAGTCGCGCGTCATCTCGGTATTGAAGGCTATGTTCTGCGGCAGCCAGTTCAGTCCAAAACGTTTCAGAATGTCGAGCCACTTACTCTTGTTCTTCAGTCCCTTGAATGGTTCCCAAGCCTTATAAACCGGGCTCCACGAATAATCCAGGGCTCCGCGCCAGTTGTCCTTGCGCTCATACACCGTCGTTTCACCCGTAGTATACTGATGCTGATGACTGTAGGTGAATGAGAAGTTGGCTGGATCGTATGGCATCGGATGACGCTTGGTAGCGATACCCACCCGGGCATTCGAGATGGAGAAGTTGGTCTGCGTAATCTTGGTGGCAGCGATGTTCTCGATAGAATCGCGCTCATGCTTGGATCCGGCGGCATCGAGGGCATCCTTCAATTCCATATCGGTATCCAGCGGATTATACTTAGGAGTGGTCTTCTCCTTGGTAATACTATAATATAAAGGTATGCTCACCTTCGCCTTGTCAGGGAAGAACTTACCCATTTCGAGCGATGTGGTCACACTGTAGGTACCGTAATTATCGGTAGTGCGACTTGCCACGCCATCTTCCAGACCGCCGAATCCCTCGCTGATGTATCTGCCGGTGGCATTCACGCTACCCCAATCGGAGAGCTGTACGTTGAGGTTGGCATTGGCAGCCCAACCGCCCGAATTATTATGTTCCTTGAGTCGGAGTTCGTTTATCCATACCTCACCGCTCTTGATATCGGCAGAATTGTTTCTCACACCCAGCATCATGGTCTTCACCTCGCCGAGACTCGGATTACCCACGATGGTAATCTTGTTCTGCGGATGTTCTGCATCCATCATGGAATAAGGAGCGAGATAAGAAGCCACACCCTGTGCCTTCGCCTTGTTGCGGTTTTTCTTCAATGCCGTAAAGACACTCAGCGGCACATCGAGCATATTCTCCTCAGGCCATACCGCCTTACAGTCGGCAAGCACATAGCGGTTATAGTTGGAGCGTGGCTCGGTGAGCTTCAGTGGGATTTCATACTCGTAGTAATTATTCTTGTAATCACTACCCAGACGGATGAAGACTGAGAGATCACCATCCTGCAGACGGGTGGTATTCTGTTCCAAAGCATTGGCATGGGCAAACATCTGGATGCGCTTGTACAGGCGCAGATCAAGGGTAGAATTCTTATAAACCGCCTTCGCCTCGCCTGTGCTCATGTTCTTGACCACCAGACTCAACGCCTGCTCGTTCGCCTCAACCAACTGAGGCTGACTAGGATCCTGTTCGCGCCTGATACCCGGAGGCAAGACATAGTTGACCGGTGTCTTCTCGCCGTTCTCCTCCAGACTCACACTGCTTGCGTCAAGGGTTCCGCCACTGGCTGCACTAAGCGGCTGGTCATAAGTACGCCACTTGCCCATCACGAGGTCGAAGGTACCGAAACGCAGCACGATAGGTTTCTTGAAACCGGTGAGGAACATACGCATGAAGCGGATGCTGGAGAAATCGTTGATGTTGCCCTGACGGCTCTCAAACTCATCGATAGGTATGCGGAACTGATACCAGGTAACGGTAGACTTGGTATTATCACGCCAGGTCTGGCTGTATTCACGCTTATCTACAATATGATTGTTACCCACCACGAGATCTTCCGGACGGATGCTGACACGGTACTGGAAGT
This Segatella copri DSM 18205 DNA region includes the following protein-coding sequences:
- the nadB gene encoding L-aspartate oxidase yields the protein MVYKYDFLIIGSGVAGMSYALKVARAHKGKVCMICKTSLDEANTSFAQGGVASVTNLEVDNFDKHIQDTMIAGDYISDYKAVKQVVTMAPDQIKELVQWGVNFDKQQDGKFDLHREGGHSEFRILHHADDTGAEIQRGLMEAVRNCPDIDIKENHFAVEIITQHHLGARVTRRTPYINCYGAYVLNPDTQKVDTYLSKVTVMCTGGCGAVYQTTTNPVIATGDGEAMVYRAKGTVADMEFVQFHPTALYHPGETHPAFLITEAMRGYGGILRLPNGESFMEKYDKRLSLAPRDIVARAIDKEMKIHGLDHVCLDVTHKNPEETKRHFPNIYAKCLSIGIDITKEYIPVRPAAHYMCGGIKVDLNGCSSINRLYALGECSCTGLHGGNRLASNSLIEAVVYAETAAKHSLEHVDEYDFNEKVPAWNDEGTLTNEEKVLITQSVKEVGECMSNYVGIVRSDLRLKRAWDRLDLLYEETENLFKRVKVSKELCELRNMINVGYLITRMAIERKESRGLHYTIDYPVHAYDKK
- the sprA gene encoding cell surface protein SprA, which encodes MKQKQRFISFLLAWLMVATFGYAIALPQLQDDKKKTHTSTAQPVQLDEDTIPDSLLHTRWQIQRTQPYSLSDLYQSPLDLKRPDNLQYQVVYNDTIDRYIIGNRMGSTWLSAPLMLTPKEYLAWTEQQQRNSYFRKQNDEIFQAKGKEKFDFSDMHFDLGPAEKIFGPGGIRVKTQGSAELKFGINKKSIDNPSLPIRNRKTTMMDFDEKINLNVNGKVGDKVNMNLNYNTDATFDFDAQNMKLKYDGKEDEIIKLVEAGNVSFPSNSSLIKGASSLFGVRTDMQFGKLKLQMVASQKKSASKSVSTRGGVQLTPFELNVADYEENRHFFLSQYFRNHYDAWMQKLPNLTTGITINRVEVWVTNKTGNTTNTRNIVALTDLGENQKLSNPMWAASGQVPSNQANTEYAAMTGQYAAARDIDQAATTLDGGGLVGGADYEKLESARLLNSSEYTVNTALGYISLKTSLQTDQVLAVAYEYTSGGVTYQVGEFASDLSDTKQALFVKSLKNTSSNPRQGNWGLMMKNVYYLASTVEKEKFRLDVKYQSDTTGVYLSYIPEQQVKEQPIIRVLGADRLDNNNKAHSNGYFDYVEGYTISNGRVFIPKVEPFGSYMRDYLVKRGVAADKAEKYAFTELYDSTKTVAKQIAEKNKYQIVGQFKGSAANVISLDAYNVPQGSVVVTAGGITLKEGTDYSVDYSAGEVTILNQSIIDAGTAVNVSLESNTDFGQTRKTMFGLNWEYDFTKNFQLSGTIQHLSEQALTTKVSMGSEPLKNTLWGINLNWRKESQWLTNVLDKIPFLHLTQPSQISFTGEFAQLIAGEAGGTQDNASYIDDFEGTKTTIDVTTPTSWFISSVPSLNFKDDYSDKTGLSSGFHRSRLAWYTIDPLFTRRGSSLTPGHIKGDLKQLSNHYVREVYTKELFPLRDQSSYQGATNTLNVLNLAYYPSEPGPYNFNVTDLQADGTLQNPQRNWGGMMRKLDTNDFEQANIEYIEFWMLDPFIYSREEADAADYGGDFYINLGEVSEDILRDGKKFYESGMPVDGSKSYTYTQWGKIPTQSTVTYAFATTSGSRALQDVGFNGLTDAEEQEFYKSAYLDQIQGKVNQAVFDSIFADPARDDYHYFRGSDWDEMRAPILQRYKYINNPQGNSPDSDSRSEGYDTSYKSTPDVEDINQDYTLNEYEKYFQYRVSIRPEDLVVGNNHIVDKREYSQTWRDNTKSTVTWYQFRIPIDEFESRQGNINDFSSIRFMRMFLTGFKKPIVLRFGTFDLVMGKWRTYDQPLSAASGGTLDASSVSLEENGEKTPVNYVLPPGIRREQDPSQPQLVEANEQALSLVVKNMSTGEAKAVYKNSTLDLRLYKRIQMFAHANALEQNTTRLQDGDLSVFIRLGSDYKNNYYEYEIPLKLTEPRSNYNRYVLADCKAVWPEENMLDVPLSVFTALKKNRNKAKAQGVASYLAPYSMMDAEHPQNKITIVGNPSLGEVKTMMLGVRNNSADIKSGEVWINELRLKEHNNSGGWAANANLNVQLSDWGSVNATGRYISEGFGGLEDGVASRTTDNYGTYSVTTSLEMGKFFPDKAKVSIPLYYSITKEKTTPKYNPLDTDMELKDALDAAGSKHERDSIENIAATKITQTNFSISNARVGIATKRHPMPYDPANFSFTYSHQHQYTTGETTVYERKDNWRGALDYSWSPVYKAWEPFKGLKNKSKWLDILKRFGLNWLPQNIAFNTEMTRDYYELQERDMETLMSGAAGVDAKLPLTFSEQFLWNREFSINWDLTKNLHMNFQSATHAQIEEPYTPVNKDLYADQYHAWKDSVWTSIRHWGAPLDYSQNFQASYKVPLNLLPVFDWVNSDASYNANYSWERGTEDEEGNSYGNTINTQRELTLNGNFNLVKLYNHVPFLKKVNDKFDRTQSRAQMQRKKQEKKKKKQEAKEQAADPKKALPKNKRAFEREITLLPDTTFKIRHGKNTKRLIVNAKTEDGKVFPLKYKKVDNNQIRIISKVDTAMKVKLSVLAKEPLDDKKWYKGLQLASRLAMMVRNVSINYRSSYQLTLPGFLPSVGDAFGQKKVGQMAPGLDFAFGMVGDDYIEKARNNDWLLCNDSIATPATTSRTDNLTLRATLEPVKDFKIDLSATRTKTTQKSIQYMYEGTPTTQSGAFQMTTISLGSAFEGMGNANSGYRSKTFEKFVNSLAGFRDRVEAQYAGTVYPAGSALAGGKFDASRTPVNQYSSDVMIPAFLKAYTSMGGNSLSVFPALSRMLPNWTIRYSGLGRLPWFNEHFKSININHSYKSVFAVGSYNSYSTFQEYMNGLGFVSDAATGNPSPSSMFNISQVSINESFSPLLGMDVTFNNNMTVKAEYRQTRVLNLSMTSVQLNEALSKDWVIGMGYRINNFDVFGWGAKASRSKSKGGNKNAANKNASTTKTVQNGTNHDLNLRLDFSFRKQAAIVRDIASMVSSASSGNNALKLSFSADYTFSKLLTMSFYYDRQTNTPLLSSSSYPTTTQDFGLSIKFSLTR